The Calliopsis andreniformis isolate RMS-2024a chromosome 10, iyCalAndr_principal, whole genome shotgun sequence nucleotide sequence ATTAGTTTTCTAAACTAGAAATAATCGACGCTTCAAATGGAATATTCTTTCCCAATTTTTCGCGCTTCTAATTGGCACATGCGTATAGAATTCCTGCTTACAGATTCCCTATGATTAGTGATATTCGCAGCCCATAGATGGCAGCAGTTACCGGGACATATCAGTTTCTTTTTATCTCCTGgagatttaaattttttaaatcattGATCTTTGAATGCAAAAACCGAACACAAAAATTGGTAAAACCAGAATCCACGATTATTAATGATAACAAATAGATCACTTGAACAAACATTAGCTTTACATAACAGTTCCAGGTAAGATTTAAGAAAATTTTAAGAAAGTTGGAGACATCAGTGAATACTAAAAAATGAAGGATGTTCTTAAAAGAAGTTAAAGACAACTCAACAGAAGCTGTGAAGATGATACTATCATGTATCCAGCAGAATAGTCTCACAAAAAATGAAGCTTATACTTTCCGTGGCCTTAGAACACAAATACCACAAGTTTCGACTGAAAACACCTTAATCCAAAATCTCCTTAAGATCCAGAGCTATCCAGGAACATCTATCTAACACGATATCCACCTACTCTTTTTCAAAACTGTTTCCTCAGTGGACGAACAATTTTCTATAATAGTAGCAGACAAAGTGAAACGTTGAGGGAAAGCGTGAAAACTAGAAGCCGCGCGAGTCGGAACGAGATAACTTTTCCGCCCGACCCTGTTCCATCCCCCCTCCTTATCGTGTAACATGGTCGTGTGTCTCATCGACAGTGCACATCGGTGAACAGACGCAGCCGCTGGTATGCGTCCCTCCTCGCCGTCGAGATGTGATTTCGATTGAAGCAAGGCACGCTGTGTACCGTCGAGGATGAGGAACAACATCATGAACATGCACACGGTGAACGCTGATAGTAGCACGGACGCCATATGGCTCGAGAAAAGGACGTCGGCGGCGCCCGAGCGAGTGTCACTCAGTACGTCCTAAATGCATCTTTCCTCGTGAAAGAAGGATGTGCAGAAGTAGTGGTAGCAAGTTTGGCGAGGGAGTCTCGATATGTACATCCTTGAGTTggttcattttttaaaattattgttaGGGTCTTGTAGGACTCTATTTTTGAGTTCTTGAGGTGAAGGATTCTCCTTATTCGTTTAGACACAGAGGATCTACTAAGTGAGATTATTAATTCATCGCTGTGCAGTGTTTTTTCCAAAGTATCTCGTATTTTTTCTAAATCCTCTGCGTATTTACGACGCAATTTAAATTTGTAATTGGGTGTGCCTGAATATAGACTTTTTGCTTGGAAAATTGCAAGTTTTGTGCTCTTGCGTGGAAATAACTGTAATTTGTGTCTCAGCGTGCGCACAAGTGTTTATTTTTTGTGATTAATTCCGCATAAATCTGTGAGAAAGTGTCTATTTGTTTACTAATAGTGAGAAATTTAATTTAGTGGTGACAGAATGTAATCACGATTTTGTGACTTAAATTAGGTGTGCTTATGCTTATGGAAAACCAATGTGACAGTGATGCTACTGTACTGTACTGACATGCGCGTGGTCGCGACCACGTGTATAGTGTACATTGACACTGTCAAATTTTCGGATGCtaagacagttgatttttggtaCTGCAAATGCTACTTACCTTCAGTTTAAAAATAGATGGTGGTAGATTAACAAATAATGAGAATCAGTCAAATTAATTGGTTATACCGCGCGTTGACATGTGGTGTGTGTTCTCCCGCGctcttcttccaccacttcttgTCATTATTGATGGTGGTTCAACGAACTTTTCTGATCATTACATGCACTCCCTTATTTCATACTATACTAATAACACAACCTAAAAACACGCTTATACttatcaatttttataaattttattaagaATTTAGGTAGTATTACTATTAAGTGTATTCAAAATAATTCTAATAAGCATGAAGAATGTATAGTATAAAATATATTGGGTTGAATCATAATTAAGTTTCAATGCAAGTCTAATttactttttttatttcaattctaTGCAAATAAAATTAACAAGTTACTTGAAGAGTAATAAGATGCTGTGATAATAACAGTGCTGAATTTTAGATTAAAATCTACTGTAACATATTTTATTAACAAATTTCCTTTTGCCACACCATCTATCGGTAAATCCTATTATAAGCCTATTAAAAGGTTTTTGATATATAAAGTGTTAAAAAATCTTTAAGGAACTTATCAGTGACTCAGCCCAACAGATACTACTCATGGCAAGCCATAGTATTAATTGCCACTTTATTTCTACTACTCCATATTATAGTAatcttattttcatttttctcttTTCAGGTTGTGATAAAGTTGTAGTCAAACAAGAACTCCCCGATGAAGCGGAAATCAGAGAACTGGCTGCCAAAATGGTGGAAGCAAATAAGGCGAAAATGGGTGCTGCAGTTACAGGGGCACCCCAGCAAAGGCCTCCACAGTGCCTACTTCCTCAGTCCAATCTTCCTAGTATACTAGGATACTTGACCAAGCGACCAGCTGATTCGTCGACCACTGTCGCCGCAAAACCTCTTCCTGTGGAAGGCAAATTACCAATCGATGACGAGAGTCAAAGGGGCAGGTTCGGCTGGACAAGTTTCGATGACTGTCACATACCATATATATTTCGCTCTGGTGAAAAGTATTGCGCCGTACGAATCTTAGAATCTAAGTTACTGAACAAGTACCTGAGCTATTTGCACTCGGACATCTATAGTTGCACGTGTATAAGAAGCTACTACATTACGGAGGCTGAAAGCAAACTATTCAATGAAATCAATGGAAAGCACTGTGAGAATCAGTTTGGTAGAGAACAGTTCACGTGTAAAGACTTGGTGGTTCGTTTGTCGGACGCTAAAGAATTTTATAGTTTTCTGGACGTGTGTTACACGAAATTGACTGCAGGCACAAACTCGAATGTGACCAGCGAACATAAGGCTGACAAGTGTGGTTTCATCCGAATAAATAAGGAATCCGTTGTTCCTTATACAGTGAAGGATGGCCTTCAGTACGTCCCTCTGTTTTATTTTGAGGGTGAGACTGAAAATCTGAAGCTGAAAGCAGAGAAGCTCGAAGGTTGGGACTTGTCGTATTTGAAGTTTTGTTGTAAAGTACAGGGTATTCGTAATGAACTGTTTGCAAGTGAGACGTGCTCGGTAATTAGTTTAAATGATATTAAAAGTTACTTCCCACCCGGCACGGGATTCGAAGACTATTGGCCGACCAAAGTTATGGACTCTCAATTGTTAGTTAATAGTAAAGGTGGTGGAGGTGGTGGTGGATGGACCAAGCAACCACCGACTCCACCAGCTACGAAGCCTGTTTCTGTGCAAAACAACGTGAATAAGCCGACTCTTAACGCGAGGGCTACTCCTATGCATAATATGCTACCACGTGGAGCTGTTGCCAACACTTCTCAGCGCATCACGCAACCCAGGCCTGTTGCGACCACGCATCCAGCGCATTCTTCGCCGACTGCACTTCCTACCGGCAGATCGAACATCGTAACACAACCAATGCTGAACACTGTACAAAATGTTAATGGCTGGACTGGTCTTGTTGGAGGCCAACCCACTTTCCAAACAGCCCTTGTGTCTCAAGCGAATTCGATTATTCGGATGCCATCGTCTCTAAACATGCATAGTGTAAGTTTTTGATCTCATTGTAGATATCTAGATTTACTAGCAATTACTTAatagcatttatttgtttttatgattatagCAGATGACGACACAACCAAAAACTTATTCGCAGCAGTCTAGGAGTAGAGGGGGTGGTAGCAGTGTAACAGCTCAGTATCCTGGAGTATATCCAGTTACAACAATGCAAACTGTTGCACAAGCTCAACCACCCCCTCTCGTGAGAGCCACTGTCCATTCCAGTCAACCCAATCTTGGGTAAGAAACATACAAGTTTTCCTAATATATAGATGTTTTTTGAACAAAgcttcaaaatattcaaaacgGTTTTTGTTCGATTTATAGCATTTTCTCTAATCTTATATAGCAACAAAAATTTGTGCTTGCTTTCAATTTAGTCATCAAAATCAGTAACTTGTACACTAGGTATGATTTCAATGTTAAAAAGCACGCAATGAAATATTCTCTCCAAATCTTTGTGTTAATTTTTACTTGGAACTTAATTATGATTCCTTAGTTGAATTATTTGAAATGTCTTGTATGATATTAAgggaaatattaaataaatattcatttgatAAGTAAAAGGGTATAATTTATCtgaagtaatttttatttactCACAGTTTAGttacttttatattttatataaatatttaatatagttTCGGGGTAGATTTAAAATAATGGTTTAACTGAAAAGAAGATAATTTTTGAATAAGATTAAAGTGATAATGTAACAATAAtagtttcaattttttcattcgttttttttttttaagtaaaaGGTTGagtgttatttaaaaatttttaacatGATAAATAATGAATGCTTTACAAAATTCTATATAATACATAAGCAGAGATAGTAAATAATAGACTAAAAAATAAATTCTGAAGAGATCTTATTAATAAAAAGTGtattctaaatcttcagcttAAGTTTATAGAGAAAGTTGTATCACCTTCTATTTAGTTATACCATGAATAAATTCACTTTGTATGTTAGAATAAAATCAGCATGCAACATGAAACTAGGAATCTGTTTTCTTCTTTCAAACATCTACGATTATATTTGTATTTGCAaaagattattatttattatgtggaAAACCTGCACTATAGCTTTTTGCATTGTACATACAACGTATGATTTTTTTTTGTATAGTTATCCAACCTATGGGAAGGATGACTGGTGAGTCCCTGTAAAATGTACTTATAGTCATGATTACTACGTAAAAGTAAGATAGCATGCACAAGAATACTATGATTAACAAACTTTTGGTTTACGCAAAAACTATAATAACTATATCTGTGTTACCTCTTTAAACATTACTTATTTATGTATTTACTATTTCTTCCATTTTCCTCTGTTCACAAGTCAATTTGTGATTAACTTATTTTTTTCGAAAATTCTGCTAAATTAATATACATGAAACATGTAAATATTTGTTATGTATTCTCATTTTGAAATACTTTACTATTATTGAactatattttatttgaattattaGGTAGCAAAATATCGAAATTTATGTAAACAGTATAACAtacttaatattaaaataatgaatTAACATATACATTTTGTAGGGAACCTCTAATTACAATAATATGACACTTAATAGTTAATAATTAATACTCCATGTACATATTTCTGTATGTATTTTCTTTTGCTTCAATATTCATTGCAAAATACTTAAAACTGTTTTTGAAAGCATAGATTAAACTGCAAATGTATATGATAGtgtgttattaaatattttgcaATTTTCTTGAATGCTATAGTAATTTACCTAAATACTTGGGTATATGTTCTTTACGATTCTATTCTTTTTTTAATGTGAATCTTTTCTATTTTAGGGTCGCATCTACATACACTACACCGGCTTTAGGCGTACCTAACGCTGTGAGTGCGAATACGTACCCGCAAATGCTTGGTTTAAGCGAACAAGTACAAGCTCTAATGCCATCGCCGACTTCAGCATCCACATTACTGCATCCACAGAGGCATACACCATCTGTACATAACACATCTCACACAAAATACCCACCACCATTGATACCAGTGAATGGTAGTAATAACAGTTCCAGGTACAAAGATATTGTCTATTTAAATATCAgaaatacagggtgatcagtttatctggaaaccctcttAGTGTTTGCACCATTTATTCTAAATGTTGTTAacattgtaagtgctgccaacacccATTAAATGGTTTCCGGTTAAACTGATTACCATTACCCTatatgtatttttgttttatttattattatatttaactATTTGATTTTAGAGATTCCAGAGGTAGAAAGCCACTGATACCAATATCAGAAACTCATATATCAGCTTGCCAAGTGCAGCCTTACCAAATCCAGAAAGCTCTTGTGGAAGACAAGATGGTACCTTGTATTAACTTCAAGCCATACATCTATTCTGAGTTGTTAATGACACTCCCAGACTTTGTGGCTCAGTATTTCCCCGCATGTGACATTAATAGTTGTCGGCAAGTCCTAACAGAAGTTTTGCACATTGACTTGTATCAAGGAAATAGGTAAGATACTCGAGCAGAATTTTTTGACTAACAAGGAACATGTAATGCCATTCATTTAGTTGATACTTTAAACACTGGTCTACGAAGTTAATATTTGTGTTCTTTTCTGAAGGTTGCAAATGAAGATGTTAATGGAAGCAGGAAAGTGTTCCTCTTTAAATGAGGAATTACCTTTAATACAAGTGAAAAGTATAATGAAGTATATGCCTCAATTGAAGTACATGTTAAACAGAGGAGACATGGTGATGCCAACACCAGCGCATTCTTCCGAAGATTACCCCCCCAAAAAACGTCAACGTACCAGCTAGGACTGGCTACAGCCTTACTGGCCTACTTACGACTACTATCATTCGGCGTTTTGAAAAAGCCGATCACTTTGACTCGTGTGCGTAGCAAATCAGTACGCTCTGAGGGAACGCGAAAACACAGATGAAGAATTGACGTCATGCGTTAAAGAGCGCACACTGAGGATTACCTTTTATATACAAGGGATCTGTGACACATTGTGAGCTATTTCTTTCTCCAAAGTGTATCTACGAGACGAAAGTCTGCCTGTAAATAAAACTCAGATGTATAAAGTTAAATGTTGCACAGTTGGCAGTTTAAATGTGCTTTTATATATTAAGAGTAATGATACCTTTTTTCGTATCGCGTTTAGAACTCGAAGTTGCTAAACGAGGGAGATACACGGATAGAGAATATCGTTACTATCGGAACCATTcctcattttttttatttcatttcatttttctACCTCTATTACAGAGTATCGTAGTATTTCTTTGTAAATAAAACGGAAGTTCTAATTTAGATGTGATTCGGAGAAAGAAAGTGCTGATATGCGATAGGGAAGTGCTGTAGGTGTGTTGTTTAAAATTCACCTATATCGCACGTCGAACGGATATCAAAAAAAATTTGGCATTTGTATATTTAAAGAAGTGGAAGTAATACTTCttcaagttcctagctattgctAATATGTATCCTGATAATTAGCTGCAGAATAACTTAAAAGCGTCCTTAATTCACGACAATGAGTTAATAGGAAATTCTATCGTAAGTTTTAATGGGACTTATTACACGAAATAAGTCTGAAACATTAAGAAAATTCTGTTTGTCAAAATTAAATTAACAAAGGACACCGTACACAGCGATGCAATTCTGTTCAGATATTGACAATATCTAAATATCTAAGTCAATAAAGTGAAGAAAAAATATGCAGCTTAGGATACCATTAAACACATGGCATATGTTAACAGTCAGTGAGATATGTATCACTAAGTGTATGCAAAAAGATTTTAACTATTTTACGAGTTTAATCATTCCAGAATACGAAAATATGCAGTTGACCTTTTTTTATTCTCGTTAAAAATGTCGTTTCTTTATGATACGCGTAATTCAAGTTTGAAGAATCGTTTATGCAGATAGTTATTGATCTTTCTTCATTTCCtagattttataataaaatgggTATTTGTCGAAAACAAGCATATCTCATGAATGTTAattacaaatattaatattcttttatttatatGTAAAAGATATAATTTGCAACAGGAGAAGAACCTACCTTGAATTTGTAAAACTGGAAAATTTGTAAAATCATTTAGTCTTCCGGTTGAATCTATAATTTTATACAAATGGGAAACCTCATTTAGTATAAATCCCTCATATTTATAACAAAAGCACTCACTGGATCTTATCTACTATATTTTCAGTTCAAGTAAAAATAAGATACAATTAACTATTTAATAAAGTTCTGGCGTATTAGTACGCTTTTTTAACTGGTTCTGCTCTTAAAAAGAGGCTTCGATTAGTATTGCTGACTGATTAACATTCACATTTGCTAATTACTATTACATAAAGAAAGCCAAGTATGTATATGTGaagaaatatgtatgtatatattgtatGGAGATAATTAGTGATAAATTAATGTTGACCATCATGGATTTTCCATATAAAAGAAAGGCTTTAGGCATCCTGTTACGGTGGAGATGGTATATTTTGTTATTTATAAATTACTGTTAGTGATATCATTACTTCAAAGGTTTTATTGCCATTAAAAAGACTACGTACATTGAACTGGTGTCCACATTTTTCTTATTATAGCCAAAAAGATTATAATGCAAAGAATTCTTAGAAGTGAAGTATAATTAAAACATCTGTGCAATGATatgtaaattaatatttattgttTACATTTTGTAATTGTCAGATTTATAAATGAATTTTCTTCGCGGtaattattgaaataaattttgatGTGATAACCGTTTAATAGAAGccaaattttgttttatttagatgatatttttattgaagaatgcattattatatgtaaataaatatgatttattaaatataaacgAATATGATTATTTATTTACGTATAATTGCGCAAAAGCATAAGTTATTGCGTATTACTAAGTTTCTTATTACAACGAGGAGATCATAGATACACGTATAtctcaaaataaaaataaaagagattCGTGGGCCCAGTCCAAGAGTTAGGATTTAATTACTTTTTCTAGTATGTTAGATTAGAGCATTTATTCGTTAACATGTTAAAACGATGCGTGTATTATACTTTATTACATTATCACCTGTACATATAGACCATAAGAATTAGAATATTAGACATTTCAAATAAATTCATGATATAATCAACAAGACTTATCATTTTAACAAACTTTTCTATTATACAATATATAGGCTCCTACAATTAATTAATAGACTGCGATGTTTATGCacattcatatttttataacaaaAGTAAAAagagaatttaaataaaattttatttctctTCTATAAGTATTACGAtgcctattttattttataattcaaaatacaaaaaactttattttcaattaaaaaagTAACAAAAGTATGTACATTTTTACTGTTTAGTATATTTAAATCTTCCATAAGTACGTAAAGATTTGCAGTCTATTACTTAGTATTTAAATTAACTTTTTAGTCAGGAGGGGTCTAGTTAGCTAGGTAAAATAATTCCATTTCATAGATTCGCATGTAAGTTAAATTTTGCGAATAGTAGCAACAAATAACCGCCAGAATCAGTGGTAGTTGGGGCCTCACGAAATCGCACGAACCGAGTGTAAGCATTCAGCGGTGATCAGAGGCGCGCAAAATTGCACGAACCTGGCCGAAGCAGTTAGTAGTGCTCGAACCCGTACGAAATTGACCGAACGCGGCCGAAGGGGTGAGTCGCGATCGGTGGCGCCCGAACTTGGCCGAGCCTGTCCGAAGTAGTCAGTCGCGGTCGCCATTTTGTCGGGTAGTCATCGGGTACGTCGTGTTTCCTTCGCAGTGTTTTTAGGATAAGCGGCGCCGAGAAATTTGGGGTACGGCACTCTCGTACGCTCCCCCAAATGGCTTGTCTGAACACCCTCAAGCAGGAGATCAAAACTCTTGAGTCCGTCTTCCCCAAGAGCCATGAGAGGTTTCAGATAATGTCTGCGAGTGTGGACGAGCTCAGCTGCAGGTTCGTCGGTAAAAATGGGAAGAAATATGAAATACACGCCAATATTACAGTAAGTGTGACCAGCACTATTGCGGATTCGAACAATGCGATTTCCGATCACCAATTTTCGATCGTACAAAGCCCACGTTCCCACTGCCTCGCGACCCATCGGATAAAGAAACAATAACACGAGTGTTATTTAGTTTTTGACAAGAGCAGTATGCAACCTTCTCCTTAAGCCCCTTTTTCAAATTTTGGGGAAGATTTTAGACAGTTACAATCTTTTCTAGTTAGATTGTATCTGGGTTCGGTGGGGCAGTCGTGAAGATTTACTGCCGAATTAATACATCACGGTAGAGGTCAATGTGTGTCATAGAGACTCACAATAATACCTATTCTAGTGTAAGAGACAACAGAATTActtctaaaaataaaaacttttcCTTAATAATTCTAGCTTCATTGTCATCTggcacataataacaataaatattTTAGTTCTAATTATGATATGTATAACATTGAAGATATTTTGCCCATTGTTCATTTTAAGGAATTCAAAGTTTAACGAAATTTTCAGATAATTTATAGATGTCAGTAGTAAATGCATCTTTGTTACTGAAGCAATTTGTTTTGACGTTTTCTTTTGTAAGTAAAGACAAAGGTCCAAACATTATAATACTCAGTTTCAAACAAGAGCTATTAAAATAAAGAATACGACTTTTTTTCAGCCACCAATGTTAAATGATTAATTATTAAGCTTCTATATTTCCTCAGAATTTAATTCATTTTATTGGTTTAACTTCATTATTAAGATTTaccaattttctgttttatagaataattatattaaGTTATATATTGTTACAGGAAACTTATCCTTCGACACCTCCAGTATGGTTTGCAGAATCAGAGGAGACAAGTGTGACAAACGCGGTACAAATTTTAAGTAATACCACAGGCCGTGACAACCATGTCATTAATCAAGTTGGGATTCTCTTGAAAGAATTATGTAGACTTCACTCGTTGCCAGAACCACCTGATGTTGAACGATTGAGAACAGCTTTGGACCCATTGCGTTTGGGAGGAACAAATGAAGCTGCTGCGCAAAAAATGGAAGCAGATGATGTGGAAGACATTGATGAAGATGAGGAAAGCGAGACTGAGGAAGACCTCCATTTAGACATGGATGAGGGAGATGCTAATGCCAAGAGTAAGGTAAACAGTAATACTATTGAATATAAAAATTGTGTATGTagtgtatttatatttgtattaaatattttactgtgttaaataaatattttactgtGCTAATTTTCTTGTTAAAGGGTGAAGAAATGGATTTGGAGCATCTCGCGACACTAGAAAGGTTGCGGCAGAATCAAAGACAAGATTATTTAAAAGGTTCTCCTTGTGGAAGCGTTCAAGCCACAGACAGGCTCATGAAAGAATTACGCGACATTTATCGAAGTGACAGTTTCAAAAAAGGTAGGGTTCTTTCCTTTAGATTCTATTCTTGAGAAACTTTTGTATCATAGGAATTCAAATAATGTGTTTAATCTATTACAGGAATGTACAGCATAGAATTAGTAAACGACAGTTTGTATGAATGGAATATCAGGCTCATGTGTGTGGATCCTGATTCACCTTTACATAGCGATCTTATACTTCTCAAAGAAAAGGAAGGGAAAGATAGTATTCTTCTCAATATGCTTTTTAAGGTACACCACCATTTCTAAATAGTATTTTTTctaaatattcttttaattgaattttgttTTACGGCCTATTTAGAGTATTACCCTTCAGAGGTagaataatttatattattgtTGCAGGAAACTTATCCATTTGAGCCTCCATTCGTCAGAGTCGTTCATCCCATGATTTCTGGTGGGTACGTTCTCATTGGAGGAGCAATTTGCATGGAGCTCTTAACGAAACAAGGATGGAGTTCGGCGTATACAGTGGAGGCAGTAATCATGCAGATTTCGGCAACATTAGTGAAGGGGAAAGCACGCATACAGTTTCAAGGATCTGGTGGTGCTGGGAAAGTTTGTGGGAGTCAAGGTCAATATAGTCTAGCACGTGCACAACAATCGTTCAAGTCTCTTGTACAAATACACGAAAAGAATGGTAAGATATTGCttttatttttcatataaaGAGATAGGAGTTCATTTGTATTTGTACAGATATTTCGAATAGCTTTCTAAAGTAGCTTCagtctttaattttatttttgatcATTTAATCTATAAATGATAGTTTTTGTTATCTTATCTActtctttaattgtattttctagGTTGGTTTACCCCTCCGAAAGAGGATGGCTAATGACCCCGAAGAAGGAAGAAAAGTATGATGCGTGCTTATAGCTGAGACTTTAATTCGGTGTGTGCCCAACAAATAATTGTTACGATAATGATTTAATACACGAAACAACATTACCTAGGTAACTTAAGATACTGAATTAATCTAATGCATAATTCCTGCGATGGCTGAGGAGGCCGCCGCGCAAACAGTACAGCGTTTGGTTCCGTATGCCTAGATTTTTCAGTAATTAGTGATTTAGATCGCCGATCGCATTTGTAGACGAAGTATGATTTTATCTGGAATCGATTCTTCAGAATCACCAAGAATCGCGATTATTCCAAGTAATGTTAATCTtagttcttttctttttttcct carries:
- the LOC143184522 gene encoding uncharacterized protein LOC143184522 isoform X1; its protein translation is MRNNIMNMHTVNADSSTDAIWLEKRTSAAPERVSLSCDKVVVKQELPDEAEIRELAAKMVEANKAKMGAAVTGAPQQRPPQCLLPQSNLPSILGYLTKRPADSSTTVAAKPLPVEGKLPIDDESQRGRFGWTSFDDCHIPYIFRSGEKYCAVRILESKLLNKYLSYLHSDIYSCTCIRSYYITEAESKLFNEINGKHCENQFGREQFTCKDLVVRLSDAKEFYSFLDVCYTKLTAGTNSNVTSEHKADKCGFIRINKESVVPYTVKDGLQYVPLFYFEGETENLKLKAEKLEGWDLSYLKFCCKVQGIRNELFASETCSVISLNDIKSYFPPGTGFEDYWPTKVMDSQLLVNSKGGGGGGGWTKQPPTPPATKPVSVQNNVNKPTLNARATPMHNMLPRGAVANTSQRITQPRPVATTHPAHSSPTALPTGRSNIVTQPMLNTVQNVNGWTGLVGGQPTFQTALVSQANSIIRMPSSLNMHSQMTTQPKTYSQQSRSRGGGSSVTAQYPGVYPVTTMQTVAQAQPPPLVRATVHSSQPNLGYPTYGKDDWVASTYTTPALGVPNAVSANTYPQMLGLSEQVQALMPSPTSASTLLHPQRHTPSVHNTSHTKYPPPLIPVNGSNNSSRDSRGRKPLIPISETHISACQVQPYQIQKALVEDKMVPCINFKPYIYSELLMTLPDFVAQYFPACDINSCRQVLTEVLHIDLYQGNRLQMKMLMEAGKCSSLNEELPLIQVKSIMKYMPQLKYMLNRGDMVMPTPAHSSEDYPPKKRQRTS
- the LOC143184522 gene encoding uncharacterized protein LOC143184522 isoform X4 codes for the protein MRNNIMNMHTVNADSSTDAIWLEKRTSAAPERVSLSCDKVVVKQELPDEAEIRELAAKMVEANKAKMGAAVTGAPQQRPPQCLLPQSNLPSILGYLTKRPADSSTTVAAKPLPVEGKLPIDDESQRGRFGWTSFDDCHIPYIFRSGEKYCAVRILESKLLNKYLSYLHSDIYSCTCIRSYYITEAESKLFNEINGKHCENQFGREQFTCKDLVVRLSDAKEFYSFLDVCYTKLTAGTNSNVTSEHKADKCGFIRINKESVVPYTVKDGLQYVPLFYFEGETENLKLKAEKLEGWDLSYLKFCCKVQGIRNELFASETCSVISLNDIKSYFPPGTGFEDYWPTKVMDSQLLVNSKGGGGGGGWTKQPPTPPATKPVSVQNNVNKPTLNARATPMHNMLPRGAVANTSQRITQPRPVATTHPAHSSPTALPTGRSNIVTQPMLNTVQNVNGWTGLVGGQPTFQTALVSQANSIIRMPSSLNMHSQMTTQPKTYSQQSRSRGGGSSVTAQYPGVYPVTTMQTVAQAQPPPLVRATVHSSQPNLGVASTYTTPALGVPNAVSANTYPQMLGLSEQVQALMPSPTSASTLLHPQRHTPSVHNTSHTKYPPPLIPVNGSNNSSRDSRGRKPLIPISETHISACQVQPYQIQKALVEDKMVPCINFKPYIYSELLMTLPDFVAQYFPACDINSCRQVLTEVLHIDLYQGNRLQMKMLMEAGKCSSLNEELPLIQVKSIMKYMPQLKYMLNRGDMVMPTPAHSSEDYPPKKRQRTS
- the LOC143184522 gene encoding uncharacterized protein LOC143184522 isoform X7 — protein: MRNNIMNMHTVNADSSTDAIWLEKRTSAAPERVSLSCDKVVVKQELPDEAEIRELAAKMVEANKAKMGAAVTGAPQQRPPQCLLPQSNLPSILGYLTKRPADSSTTVAAKPLPVEGKLPIDDESQRGRFGWTSFDDCHIPYIFRSGEKYCAVRILESKLLNKYLSYLHSDIYSCTCIRSYYITEAESKLFNEINGKHCENQFGREQFTCKDLVVRLSDAKEFYSFLDVCYTKLTAGTNSNVTSEHKADKCGFIRINKESVVPYTVKDGLQYVPLFYFEGETENLKLKAEKLEGWDLSYLKFCCKVQGIRNELFASETCSVISLNDIKSYFPPGTGFEDYWPTKVMDSQLLVNSKGGGGGGGWTKQPPTPPATKPVSVQNNVNKPTLNARATPMHNMLPRGAVANTSQRITQPRPVATTHPAHSSPTALPTGRSNIVTQPMLNTVQNVNGWTGLVGGQPTFQTALVSQANSIIRMPSSLNMHSQMTTQPKTYSQQSRSRGGGSSVTAQYPGVYPVTTMQTVAQAQPPPLVRATVHSSQPNLGYPTYGKDDWVASTYTTPALGVPNAVSANTYPQMLGLSEQVQALMPSPTSASTLLHPQRHTPSVHNTSHTKYPPPLIPVNGSNNSSRFQR
- the LOC143184522 gene encoding uncharacterized protein LOC143184522 isoform X2 codes for the protein MRNNIMNMHTVNADSSTDAIWLEKRTSAAPERVSLSCDKVVVKQELPDEAEIRELAAKMVEANKAKMGAAVTGAPQQRPPQCLLPQSNLPSILGYLTKRPADSSTTVAAKPLPVEGKLPIDDESQRGRFGWTSFDDCHIPYIFRSGEKYCAVRILESKLLNKYLSYLHSDIYSCTCIRSYYITEAESKLFNEINGKHCENQFGREQFTCKDLVVRLSDAKEFYSFLDVCYTKLTAGTNSNVTSEHKADKCGFIRINKESVVPYTVKDGLQYVPLFYFEGETENLKLKAEKLEGWDLSYLKFCCKVQGIRNELFASETCSVISLNDIKSYFPPGTGFEDYWPTKVMDSQLLVNSKGGGGGGGWTKQPPTPPATKPVSVQNNVNKPTLNARATPMHNMLPRGAVANTSQRITQPRPVATTHPAHSSPTALPTGRSNIVTQPMLNTVQNVNGWTGLVGGQPTFQTALVSQANSIIRMPSSLNMHSMTTQPKTYSQQSRSRGGGSSVTAQYPGVYPVTTMQTVAQAQPPPLVRATVHSSQPNLGYPTYGKDDWVASTYTTPALGVPNAVSANTYPQMLGLSEQVQALMPSPTSASTLLHPQRHTPSVHNTSHTKYPPPLIPVNGSNNSSRDSRGRKPLIPISETHISACQVQPYQIQKALVEDKMVPCINFKPYIYSELLMTLPDFVAQYFPACDINSCRQVLTEVLHIDLYQGNRLQMKMLMEAGKCSSLNEELPLIQVKSIMKYMPQLKYMLNRGDMVMPTPAHSSEDYPPKKRQRTS